GTATTTGTAAGTTTTTTGAATTCCTAATTTGCTTAATATTGATCAGATTAGCCTCTTGAATTTTCATGTGAGTTTGTTTTATTTCTTCAgcttattattttgatatttgtatCTTATTTGCAGATTGATTGATTCTTGATCAGTGTTAGATTGATTTAATAGTTAACTGATAATGTAAATTTAGAGCTTATTTTGGGATCAATTTCAATGGGAGACCCACTTAATAATTCTGGTTCAAGTGGGAATTCTGAAGGGAAAGCTCTTGCTGTCAAGAAAAAGGTTTATAAAAGCAATTTAGGTGCTTCTGATCTTAAACCATTAACTCACAATGCTTATAAGCACGTAGCTTCTTTGAGTAATAGTAGAAATGGCAGTGCTCTAGTTAGTCATGCAgcaatttttttactaaaagttGCTGCTTTAGAGACAGTTAGAAGGGTTTCAAAGTCTAAGTGTCCCCCGCTATGGCGCGGTATTCAGGCTGCGCAATTTCTTTGCTATCCGCCTTTTAAGTGGATTCAGAAATGGGCTCCCTTGAAGGGTCTGATTAATGGCGTGCAGGTTCGTCGTCTCGTGTTCAAAATCAGTTTCTGTAGATGTATTTTCCATTGCTAGCTGAATAATTAGTATTTGCTTTTACTCTTGTTTTCGCTAGATGTTCTCAAGGCCATTGTTATTCCTATCGATGGCAACTGCCTTCTCCGAACAATCTGAATGTGACAGTGAAACTTCAAACGAAGTTGGTGGTTCTCAGGCACATTCGGATTCAGAAACAGATTCTCAGTCGATTGCTACAAGTTCTTCTCCTGATGCAAGGTAAACATAGAACAAAGTTTTACTTTCAAGTTTCaacatttttttgttgttggaTTGCATAGTTTATTTAAGCATCAAAAGATTTATCCAGTGATAGACAGTAATTAATGGTCATTTGATAAGATAATTCAGCTGATGGTAAATCTTTGTTGCCCTGGCTTTTTTTTCCCGACTTTAGAGTCGGTATCAGCATCAGTGCTGGTCTGTTTAAAGCTAAATATTGGTGTTTCTAGAATACTTGTCTTAATTCTTTTATCCGATCAGAATCCTTGAAGCTAAATCTTTGTTTGATCAGAATAATGATAAATGAATACTTATGTGGTTAGGCTAAATGATTTAAAGAGGCGTTCATACCTAAATCAGACTATCTGTAGCTGGGTTTGCTTCAGTTGTTATCTTGGCCTGCATACTATGCACTATAAGTTTTGTCAAGGACCTGCTAGAGTTGGCAGGacatatacatatatgtttCTCGTGCCTGGCTGGATTCGACTCCAGTGCAACTCTGCCTTGTTTATAGGTGTTATTGGTAGTTGAGTTGTTCATCTCTATTTTTTGCATTACTTTATCTTTCCACCTGATTTGCAGGACAAACGATGGGAATCCCCAAGGGATCATCTCTGAAAATTGGTTAATGAAACTCCTCAAAGAGCTAGAGATTCAAGACATTACATTACCAGAAAGGTGACATTGGTATTCGTTTACTTTAAGATTGTAGCGAAATAATAGTTTGGAGATGTccattatcattttatatagCCACATTGTAATATAAAGTCATTGAGTTTTCGGTATTCTCTTTCTTAATGAACACCGGTTAGTATATGGCGGGGTCACTTTTACTTACTACTGTTACAGAAGTTGATAGTTCAGAAGAAGTTGTCCCCAGTTCTTTATGTCTTCCAATCTTAAAACAATGGATTAGATTGATGTTGTGGATTATAATGTCCGTGAACACTCATAACATCATCTACATTCCTTTGATGTATATCTGTTTTCTCCAGATGTCTCTTTTTAGTCACTGATAGTATAGCACgcctttttcttatttttatcgaTGGCATGACCAGACTGATACAGTGATACTGAACCAAAATGGttctaaaatattaaacttgGCATGTTGTATGAACTTCTTGACTTCTCTTGTTGCAGATTATGACATACATGTTTGTGCAGAATAAACGAGGACGAGCTTGACAGATTTTATGCTGCTGCAAATGGAGATTTTTCTTGCTTGCTATCATCAATTAAGAAGACAATCCGTTGGAGGGACAATTACAGGATTCTATCAGAAGAAGAGCTTGAAACGTGGTCAAAAATGGTATTCTGGCATGGATATGATGTGGAGAACAGACCTTGTCTTATTGTACGCCTTGGATTCGCTTGTCTCAACCTGCCATCTGATGAGAGACCACGATTTGCTCAAGCACTCGGTAAGTTGATTTTATCCCTCAATTAATTGTCGGTTGGCTTTCTTCATATAACCATTGCATGGTTCCATTTGTAGATGAAGCCTCTTTTTACTAGAATAACTTATCAAATGTTAATATCCTAGAGCTTCATCTCCTTTAAAGGTTCTTATATGGAGAAACTATCTGAAGTTTATGTGTGTTAAATTCCTGCAAATTTTTTTCGAGAACAATTTCCTTAATTTTTAAGCATCCACAAGGAACTATCTATGTTGTGGAAAATGTAGCAAAAGTAATCAATTGGAAAGCGTAGTGGCTTTTAATAAATTGTGTACTTACTGTGGCATTTTATTACGTATTGTTATCAATTAATTGTTCATGCTCCAGTCTCTCAAGTCGAGCATGGAGTGCTTCATTTGGTTGACAGGGATAATCCTAAGATTACAGTTCTTGTGGATTGTGATGGTATTTCACCATTGAGACTTCCCATGCAAATGGTAAGATCTTGTTCATCGCTTCTGCAGGATAATTTCCCTAACCGGCTGGGCCATTTGCTTGTTATAAGGCTTCCTCCGGTGGTTAGAGTTATTGCGCAAACATTTATTCAAGTAAGCTTTTACGTTTTTATCCTCATTTCCTGTCCTGCTCCCATTTTGATTTTACCAAGATTTTTGCTGAAAAAGAGTTTGCTTTAAGAAGGCGATAGTTTTGTCAATTTCAGATTTGTTCATATGTTCCCCGTTTCCTGTGTTGCTGAACAGGTCCTGAAACCTGGAACCCGTAAGAAATTGAGAATTGAAGGAAGCATGTACCACCGGGTCATATGCGAATATCTCCAGACAATCCCGTCATACCTTGGTGGCAGCTGCACTTGCAAGATGTGCTCAAACATTGGCATTCATACCATGCAACGATCACGTGTGAATGAGATTCGCAGGGTAGAGTCATTAGAATGTCTAACAGATGGTGGGGACACACCTTCATCTCGTATGAGTTTTGAAGACGATGTTTCTGCAAATGAGAACTGGGACCAATTACTGAGAACTGCTGTTATTGGGATGCTCATGGTGTGGGTTTTTATAGCCCTGATCGCTGTGATGTATGATCCTGAAACCCGCCCTTTCTAGTCTCTTCAAGTTCTAATTTGACGGCAAAAAGACCACTTCACCTCCCGCGTTTTTTACACTTCCGTATGGCACTTAGGTATGCGCATCGGAGTCTGCTGGTGTGGTTATTAAAAGTCTGAAGTTAGAACATGTAATTCtcagtaatatttttttacattttaagttcaaattattgtcaattttatgtGTGTTTTACACGAGTATAAGCTTTTAATGAAATGATTAGGCattctttttaccttttttttttggttaaagaGGCTTGCCAAAGCTAGAAAACTAAGACCATATTTGATTCCTGAaatggaatagctatttcataagaaatggaataactattctttACTTTTTAAGAGGAGTGTTATtccacaaaaaatcaaaaatagcaATTCCATAGAATAATTATTTCATGAACTAAAGCAAAGAATAGTCATTTCATATAGAATAACTATTTCATACCACACCTATTTTATGAATCAAACATGGCCTAAGATCTACATATCCGAGGGAAGGGAATTCCCATGACATCTTCAAAAATGAGACTCCTAACTCCATCTAAAATATTCGTGTAGGCACCGACTCCAAGAGTGTGAATAACCATAGTTGGCCATCCAATTTGCACACCGGTTTTCTTTTATATACGTATGCTGAATGAATTACGACTTG
This region of Mercurialis annua linkage group LG1-X, ddMerAnnu1.2, whole genome shotgun sequence genomic DNA includes:
- the LOC126664632 gene encoding uncharacterized protein LOC126664632, coding for MGDPLNNSGSSGNSEGKALAVKKKVYKSNLGASDLKPLTHNAYKHVASLSNSRNGSALVSHAAIFLLKVAALETVRRVSKSKCPPLWRGIQAAQFLCYPPFKWIQKWAPLKGLINGVQMFSRPLLFLSMATAFSEQSECDSETSNEVGGSQAHSDSETDSQSIATSSSPDARTNDGNPQGIISENWLMKLLKELEIQDITLPERINEDELDRFYAAANGDFSCLLSSIKKTIRWRDNYRILSEEELETWSKMVFWHGYDVENRPCLIVRLGFACLNLPSDERPRFAQALVSQVEHGVLHLVDRDNPKITVLVDCDGISPLRLPMQMVRSCSSLLQDNFPNRLGHLLVIRLPPVVRVIAQTFIQVLKPGTRKKLRIEGSMYHRVICEYLQTIPSYLGGSCTCKMCSNIGIHTMQRSRVNEIRRVESLECLTDGGDTPSSRMSFEDDVSANENWDQLLRTAVIGMLMVWVFIALIAVMYDPETRPF